A window from Aliamphritea hakodatensis encodes these proteins:
- a CDS encoding GNAT family N-acetyltransferase, with protein MKIFIRPAITHDTKALAGLMAELGYRWTPSQLAEHIPLLRERGQEVWVACQVNATGEERVIGCISAILDMRLAEGCVGEIVSLVVLQDCRGSGAGYALLQAAQEWLAPQVSSIRIRANARREEAHGFYLRAGYLPHKSQQVFIRQYAAQHRED; from the coding sequence ATGAAAATTTTTATCCGACCGGCAATTACCCATGATACTAAGGCGCTTGCCGGTTTAATGGCTGAACTGGGATACCGCTGGACGCCATCGCAGCTGGCTGAGCACATCCCGCTTCTGCGGGAGAGAGGGCAGGAGGTGTGGGTGGCCTGTCAGGTGAATGCCACAGGTGAGGAACGGGTGATTGGCTGTATCAGTGCTATTCTTGATATGCGTCTGGCGGAAGGCTGTGTCGGGGAAATAGTCAGTCTGGTTGTATTACAGGATTGCCGCGGTAGCGGTGCCGGATATGCATTGCTGCAGGCCGCACAGGAATGGCTTGCACCGCAGGTCAGCAGTATCCGGATCCGGGCGAATGCCCGCCGTGAAGAGGCGCACGGATTCTATTTGCGGGCCGGTTACCTGCCGCACAAATCACAGCAGGTATTCATCAGGCAGTATGCTGCGCAACATAGAGAAGATTAA
- a CDS encoding substrate-binding periplasmic protein, translated as MMRVAVPLYIRSLMLLVSLLFSPVSLAQPPAMTIAYAEYKPYSFTDNGQVRGIEVDVLTEALSTRMQIPLQHRVLPWKRVQTYVRTGEIDAYVAVATPERLSYASASQEAVTFGSVSVFMNTTDSRLETAETLTLEELKPYRIGITAGSGWAKRNLNKHFIQPAYSTSSLADMLKMNRIDMIVENPYIFSYHLKQFAEDDFTFREIPVAGQQLSLLLLISKTSAFADILPAFNATLRAMKADGTLDSIHARYR; from the coding sequence ATGATGCGCGTTGCTGTTCCGTTGTATATTCGCTCCCTGATGCTGCTTGTCAGCCTGTTATTCAGCCCTGTCAGCCTTGCTCAGCCACCGGCAATGACAATTGCCTACGCCGAATATAAACCCTACAGTTTTACCGATAACGGACAGGTACGTGGCATCGAAGTGGACGTGCTTACCGAGGCTCTCAGCACCCGAATGCAGATACCGCTGCAACACCGCGTACTCCCCTGGAAACGGGTACAGACCTATGTCAGAACCGGTGAAATTGATGCTTATGTTGCCGTTGCCACCCCTGAACGGCTCAGTTACGCCAGCGCCAGCCAGGAAGCCGTCACCTTTGGCAGCGTTTCAGTGTTTATGAACACAACTGATTCCCGTCTGGAAACAGCTGAAACCCTGACGCTGGAAGAGCTCAAACCTTACCGGATCGGCATAACTGCCGGGAGTGGCTGGGCAAAACGTAATCTGAACAAACATTTTATTCAGCCGGCCTATTCAACCTCATCACTGGCCGACATGCTGAAGATGAACCGCATCGATATGATTGTCGAAAACCCGTATATCTTCAGTTACCACCTTAAGCAGTTTGCCGAGGATGACTTCACCTTCAGAGAAATTCCCGTTGCCGGTCAGCAACTCTCCTTATTGCTACTCATCAGTAAAACTTCGGCCTTCGCTGATATTCTGCCGGCATTTAATGCCACCCTCCGCGCCATGAAAGCAGACGGCACCCTTGACAGCATTCACGCCCGCTACCGTTAA
- a CDS encoding vWA domain-containing protein — translation MLINFFFALRTARVPVSLNELLVLLEALQKKVAFASLDDFYLLARLCLVKDEKYFDRFDQAFGAYFQGLEQVALFPETALPEDWLRAEFLKHLTDAEKQQIEALGGLDTLLETLQQRLNEQQSRHAGGNKWIGTGGTSPYGHSGYNPEGIRIGGESRHKSAVKIWEKREFRNLDDSQTLGIRNIQVALRKLRRFAREGAAEELDLPDTIRSTANNAGLLDIKLVPERHNAAKVLLFLDVGGSMDPYIRICEQLFSAVRSEFKHLEYYYFHNCVYEKLWKDNQRRFKETVPTVDVLRTYGKDYRVIFVGDAAMSPYELLERYGSVEHMNEEAGQVWLQRILDVWDKAVWLNPAREDYWQYTRSTQMISQQLDGHMFPLTLAGLEAAIAHLAR, via the coding sequence ATGCTAATAAATTTTTTCTTTGCTCTGCGAACAGCACGGGTACCGGTTAGCCTGAATGAATTACTGGTTCTGCTGGAAGCCTTACAGAAGAAAGTCGCCTTTGCCAGCCTGGACGATTTTTATCTGCTGGCCCGTCTGTGTCTGGTGAAGGATGAAAAGTATTTTGACCGCTTTGATCAGGCTTTTGGCGCCTATTTTCAGGGGCTGGAACAGGTGGCGTTGTTTCCAGAGACTGCGTTGCCTGAGGACTGGTTACGGGCGGAGTTCTTAAAGCATCTGACCGATGCCGAAAAACAGCAGATTGAAGCGCTTGGTGGTCTGGATACATTGCTGGAGACATTGCAGCAACGGCTGAATGAACAGCAGAGCCGGCATGCCGGCGGTAATAAGTGGATCGGTACCGGCGGTACGTCACCGTACGGGCACAGTGGCTATAATCCTGAAGGTATCCGGATAGGCGGTGAAAGCCGGCATAAAAGCGCGGTTAAAATCTGGGAAAAACGGGAGTTTCGGAACCTGGATGACTCGCAGACACTGGGAATCCGCAATATTCAGGTGGCGTTGCGCAAACTACGCCGTTTTGCCCGGGAAGGTGCAGCAGAAGAACTTGATTTGCCTGATACCATTCGCAGTACAGCAAATAACGCCGGTCTGCTGGATATTAAACTGGTACCGGAGCGGCACAATGCTGCAAAAGTACTGCTGTTTCTTGATGTTGGCGGTTCCATGGATCCTTATATCCGCATCTGTGAACAGCTTTTTTCAGCGGTGCGCAGCGAGTTCAAGCACCTTGAGTACTATTACTTTCACAACTGTGTGTATGAAAAGCTCTGGAAGGATAATCAGCGACGATTTAAGGAAACAGTGCCGACTGTTGACGTGCTGCGGACGTATGGGAAGGATTATCGGGTGATCTTTGTCGGTGATGCCGCTATGTCACCGTACGAACTGCTGGAGCGGTACGGCAGTGTGGAGCATATGAATGAGGAAGCCGGACAGGTTTGGCTGCAGCGGATACTTGATGTCTGGGATAAAGCTGTGTGGCTGAATCCGGCCCGGGAAGATTACTGGCAATATACCCGCAGTACTCAGATGATCAGTCAGCAGTTGGACGGACATATGTTTCCGCTGACGCTGGCAGGGCTGGAGGCCGCTATTGCGCATCTGGCCCGTTAA
- a CDS encoding AAA family ATPase: MGFEGTEKYVATADLQMAVNAAITLQRPLLVKGEPGTGKTMLAEEVAAGLGMRLLRWHIKSTTKAQQGLYEYDAVSRLRDSQLGDERVHEIRNYIKKGMLWQAFEADEQVVLLIDEIDKADIEFPNDLLVELDKMEFSVYETGEEIVACHRPVIIITSNNEKELPDAFLRRCFFHYIQFPDAETMQQIVQVHFPDLEKQLVQDALEVFFQVRNVNGLKKKPSTSELIDWLKLLMADKLSAETLHSRDSSKAIPPLHGALLKNEQDVHMLERLAFMSRRQQG; the protein is encoded by the coding sequence ATGGGATTTGAAGGCACTGAAAAATATGTAGCCACCGCTGACTTGCAGATGGCGGTGAATGCAGCCATTACCCTGCAGCGGCCGTTGCTGGTGAAAGGGGAGCCGGGTACAGGTAAAACCATGCTGGCAGAAGAGGTTGCTGCCGGCCTGGGGATGCGGTTATTACGCTGGCATATCAAGTCGACGACTAAAGCCCAGCAGGGCTTATATGAATATGATGCTGTATCCCGCCTCAGAGACTCTCAACTGGGCGATGAGCGGGTTCATGAGATACGTAACTATATAAAGAAAGGGATGCTCTGGCAGGCATTTGAGGCCGACGAGCAGGTGGTCCTGTTAATTGATGAAATTGATAAGGCTGATATCGAGTTTCCCAACGATTTACTGGTTGAACTGGATAAGATGGAATTCAGTGTGTACGAAACCGGTGAAGAAATTGTGGCCTGTCACCGGCCGGTGATCATTATTACCTCGAATAATGAAAAAGAATTGCCGGATGCGTTTTTACGCCGTTGTTTCTTTCATTACATTCAGTTCCCTGATGCTGAGACGATGCAGCAGATCGTACAGGTACACTTTCCTGATCTTGAAAAGCAACTGGTGCAGGACGCGCTGGAGGTGTTTTTTCAGGTCCGTAATGTTAACGGGTTAAAGAAGAAACCTTCTACTTCGGAGCTGATTGACTGGCTGAAGCTGCTGATGGCGGACAAGCTTTCAGCTGAAACGCTGCACAGCCGGGATAGCAGTAAAGCGATTCCGCCGTTACACGGAGCCTTGCTCAAAAATGAGCAGGATGTGCATATGCTGGAACGTCTGGCGTTTATGTCCCGCCGCCAGCAGGGCTGA
- a CDS encoding nucleoside deaminase, translated as MDKFLQAAIDEAKQGLAEGGIPIGSVLVIDGEIVARGHNQRVQKGSCVLHAEMDCFENAGRLKAADYKRATLYSTLSPCDMCSGTVLLYGIPKVVVGENRTFKGPEEYVRSRGVELTLVDDQECYQLMQDFIAAKPELWNEDIGE; from the coding sequence ATGGATAAGTTCCTACAGGCGGCCATTGATGAGGCTAAACAGGGGCTGGCGGAAGGTGGCATTCCGATCGGCTCAGTGCTGGTAATAGACGGTGAAATTGTGGCCCGTGGTCATAACCAGCGGGTTCAGAAGGGAAGCTGTGTATTACATGCTGAAATGGACTGCTTTGAAAACGCCGGCCGGTTAAAGGCTGCTGATTATAAGCGTGCCACCCTCTACTCTACGCTTTCTCCCTGCGATATGTGCAGCGGTACCGTACTGCTGTACGGTATTCCAAAGGTTGTGGTCGGGGAAAACCGGACGTTTAAGGGGCCAGAAGAGTATGTGCGTTCCCGCGGTGTTGAACTTACCCTGGTGGATGATCAGGAATGTTATCAGTTGATGCAGGATTTCATCGCAGCTAAACCTGAGCTCTGGAATGAAGACATCGGTGAGTGA